From Candidatus Paceibacterota bacterium, a single genomic window includes:
- the istB gene encoding IS21-like element helper ATPase IstB has product MLNEHTLDQLRALRLDGMVHALTEQASSTAAAALAFDERLTLLVQSEIAWRDGRRLQRLLKAARLKVSAACVEDINWRASRGLDRHLIANLAGGDWLRHAQNLLITGATGCGKTWLGCALAHQAARAGFSVLYTRAARLFDELQVAHGDGSYAKRMTQLARLDLLLIDDFAIAPMGAAERNDLLELLDDRVGSRSTLITSQLPVKAWHAYLDDPTLADAILDRIVHSSHKIELKGPSLREKDKDQ; this is encoded by the coding sequence ATGCTCAATGAACACACCCTCGACCAACTGCGCGCGCTGCGCCTGGACGGCATGGTCCACGCCCTGACGGAGCAGGCCAGCAGCACGGCGGCAGCCGCCCTGGCTTTCGACGAGCGGCTCACGCTGCTGGTGCAAAGCGAGATCGCCTGGCGTGACGGCCGCCGCCTGCAGCGCCTGCTCAAGGCGGCCAGGCTCAAGGTTTCTGCTGCCTGCGTGGAGGACATCAACTGGCGTGCCAGCCGCGGCCTGGACCGTCATCTCATCGCCAACCTGGCCGGTGGCGACTGGCTACGCCATGCACAGAACTTGCTCATCACCGGCGCCACGGGGTGCGGCAAGACGTGGTTGGGTTGCGCCCTGGCGCATCAGGCCGCCCGCGCGGGCTTCTCGGTGCTGTACACCCGCGCAGCACGCCTGTTCGACGAGCTGCAGGTCGCCCACGGCGACGGCAGCTATGCCAAACGCATGACCCAACTGGCCAGGCTTGACTTGCTGCTGATTGACGACTTTGCGATCGCGCCCATGGGCGCGGCCGAGCGCAATGACTTGCTCGAACTGCTCGACGACCGCGTCGGCAGCCGCTCCACGCTGATCACCAGTCAGCTTCCAGTGAAAGCTTGGCATGCCTACCTCGACGACCCCACGCTGGCTGACGCCATTCTCGACCGCATCGTGCACAGCAGCCACAAAATCGAGCTCAAAGGCCCATCGCTGCGCGAGAAGGATAAAGATCAATGA